Genomic DNA from Streptomyces venezuelae:
GCACAGGGCAACCACCCCCTGACCGACCGCGAACGTGAGCTGTGCCGAGAGGCCATGGACCGGCTCGACGTCGCCCACCTCGCCGACCGCAGCGTCCTCAGCCTCTCCGGCGGCGAGCGCCAACGCGTCCTCGTGGCGCGCGCTCTCGTACAGGAGCCCCGCCTGCTGGTCCTCGACGAGCCCACGAACCACCTCGACGTCCGCCACCAGGTGGAGCTCCTGTCCTTCCTGCGCGGCTCGGCGCTGACCGTGTTCACGGCCCTGCACGACCTGAACCTCGCGGCGCAGGTCTGCGACCGCGTCGCCGTGCTCGGCGCGGGATGCCTGGTCGCCGCCGGCGACCCGGCCGAGGTCCTCACCCCGGAGCTGGTGCGCAAGGTGTTCGGCGTCGACGCGGTCGTCGTGCCGCACCCGCGTACGGGCCTCCCCCAACTCCTCTACGACCTCGCCCCGCCCCCGCCGCTCCCCGACATCCCCGCACCGGCTTCCCCGTCCCCGGAAGGACCCCACACGTGACCCGACCACCGTTCCCCCGAGCCCTCGCAGCCGGG
This window encodes:
- a CDS encoding ABC transporter ATP-binding protein, yielding MVLSLRALTVEAAGRALVDRLSLDVATGSIVGLVGPNGSGKSTALRCVYRALKPTSGAVLLDGTDLTSLKLRDSARSVAALTQESHTELDFTVEEVVALGRAPHAQGNHPLTDRERELCREAMDRLDVAHLADRSVLSLSGGERQRVLVARALVQEPRLLVLDEPTNHLDVRHQVELLSFLRGSALTVFTALHDLNLAAQVCDRVAVLGAGCLVAAGDPAEVLTPELVRKVFGVDAVVVPHPRTGLPQLLYDLAPPPPLPDIPAPASPSPEGPHT